From the Planktothrix tepida PCC 9214 genome, one window contains:
- a CDS encoding SGNH/GDSL hydrolase family protein: protein MKFLKSLILNTSLVFGSLILAVILGEIALRVAGIKYPPPLPPDSEALAYTAKDPYRGWSPRPNAKTVWRGEGEASELKMNGFGMRDYERTLEKPANSYRVAILGDSFMEALQVPLEKTAASVMQSQLKSCPVLKGKTVEVLNFSVQGYGTAQELMTWRHHAQQFSPDLVILGFYPGNDIRNNYRPLEHDHLRPYFVEKNGQLVEDLSFRTLNPASLERDYYMFSKLDQLPYELIANSRILQLIRQAEIESKRRQLQKDYEQTDINFYKEPPDQNWQQAWKITEQLVTLLKNEVTAKGKDFMVVMVSDSFQVQPDPKKRQKFMEAHQIQDIFYPDKRIYALGQREGFPVFRLAEPLQKQAEKTGVCLHGFKNAEACGGHWNLQGNRLVGELMASEVCQRLMRQSPSTQK from the coding sequence ATGAAATTTTTGAAATCTTTAATTTTAAATACGAGCTTAGTTTTTGGCAGTTTAATTTTAGCGGTTATTTTGGGTGAAATAGCCTTGCGAGTAGCAGGAATTAAATATCCGCCGCCCCTTCCTCCAGACTCGGAAGCGTTAGCTTATACGGCAAAAGATCCTTATCGGGGTTGGTCGCCTCGACCCAATGCTAAAACCGTTTGGCGGGGAGAAGGAGAAGCGTCAGAATTAAAAATGAATGGGTTTGGAATGCGCGATTATGAACGAACCTTAGAAAAGCCAGCCAATAGTTATCGAGTTGCAATTTTAGGGGATTCTTTTATGGAAGCGTTACAAGTTCCCCTGGAAAAAACCGCCGCCTCGGTAATGCAATCTCAACTCAAAAGTTGTCCTGTTTTAAAAGGCAAAACCGTTGAAGTTTTAAATTTTTCTGTTCAAGGTTATGGAACTGCTCAAGAGTTAATGACATGGCGACATCATGCTCAACAATTTTCACCGGATTTAGTGATTTTAGGGTTCTATCCGGGTAACGATATTAGAAATAATTATCGTCCCTTAGAGCATGATCATTTACGTCCCTATTTTGTAGAAAAAAATGGTCAACTTGTGGAAGATTTATCGTTTAGAACCTTAAATCCTGCCAGTCTTGAACGAGATTATTATATGTTCTCAAAACTGGATCAATTGCCTTATGAATTAATCGCTAATTCTCGAATTTTACAACTGATTCGACAAGCAGAAATCGAATCTAAACGTCGTCAATTACAAAAAGATTATGAACAAACCGATATTAATTTTTATAAAGAACCTCCCGATCAAAACTGGCAACAAGCTTGGAAGATTACAGAACAATTAGTAACCTTACTGAAAAATGAAGTGACGGCAAAAGGCAAGGATTTTATGGTGGTAATGGTGAGTGATTCCTTTCAAGTTCAACCTGACCCTAAAAAACGTCAGAAATTTATGGAAGCTCATCAAATTCAGGATATTTTTTATCCTGATAAACGAATTTATGCCCTCGGACAACGAGAAGGATTTCCGGTTTTCCGACTCGCAGAACCCTTACAAAAGCAAGCCGAAAAAACAGGAGTTTGCTTACATGGATTTAAAAATGCTGAAGCTTGTGGCGGACATTGGAACCTTCAAGGAAATCGCCTCGTCGGGGAATTAATGGCAAGTGAAGTCTGTCAACGGCTGATGCGCCAATCCCCAAGCACTCAAAAATAA
- a CDS encoding SGNH/GDSL hydrolase family protein, with amino-acid sequence MGQWKAWAVNLGLALSSLVLGIAIGEIGLRLAKIEGLKKLPEPGHAVFSPSFFTQSDPDRGWSNRPGAKGWWQYEGESYVEINSDGLRDKDYAIAKPKNTFRIAVLGDSFTLASQVPPNSNYTSVLEKTLGNCAKFKGKNIEVLNFGVDGYGTAQELITLREKVEKYNPDLVIVAFFIGNDVIDNSRKLEDNYYRPFFVYKNGQLEPDFSFRNLPMGYSNRYLITTVDHLPDWLVNHSRILQVAKKAELEYRKNNLVKHSNQLSVTTFREPQDSDWKEAWQITEDLLKLMAQEVKDKGAKFLLMVIADPMQVHQDEATRQFFKVSNKIDNLYYPNERLKAIGKHNNFPVLDLAPDFQAYAKQNQVCLHGFEKNNTLCGGHWNSKGHHLAAELITNQLCKTDNGL; translated from the coding sequence ATGGGGCAGTGGAAGGCATGGGCAGTAAATCTAGGGCTGGCTTTAAGTAGTTTAGTCCTAGGGATTGCCATCGGAGAAATCGGTTTAAGATTAGCCAAAATTGAGGGACTAAAAAAACTTCCTGAACCCGGTCATGCAGTTTTTTCTCCCTCCTTTTTTACTCAATCTGATCCGGATCGAGGCTGGTCAAATCGACCCGGAGCAAAAGGATGGTGGCAGTATGAAGGGGAATCCTACGTTGAAATTAATAGCGATGGATTAAGGGATAAAGACTATGCGATCGCTAAACCTAAAAATACTTTTCGGATTGCAGTTTTAGGGGATTCTTTTACCTTAGCCTCCCAAGTTCCTCCTAACAGTAACTATACTTCAGTTTTAGAAAAAACCTTGGGTAATTGTGCGAAATTCAAGGGAAAAAATATTGAAGTTCTCAATTTTGGAGTGGATGGCTATGGAACTGCCCAAGAATTAATTACCCTGCGAGAAAAAGTTGAGAAATATAACCCGGATTTAGTGATTGTTGCCTTTTTTATTGGGAATGATGTTATTGATAATTCTCGCAAATTAGAAGACAACTATTATCGACCGTTTTTTGTGTATAAAAATGGTCAGCTAGAGCCGGATTTTTCCTTCCGCAACTTACCTATGGGCTATAGTAACCGCTATTTAATTACAACGGTTGATCATCTTCCTGATTGGTTAGTGAACCATTCTCGAATTTTACAAGTTGCCAAAAAAGCTGAACTAGAATATCGCAAAAACAATTTAGTTAAACACTCAAATCAGTTAAGTGTAACGACTTTTCGAGAACCTCAAGATTCTGACTGGAAAGAAGCTTGGCAAATTACTGAAGATCTCCTCAAATTAATGGCTCAGGAAGTCAAAGACAAAGGAGCTAAATTTTTATTAATGGTGATTGCTGATCCGATGCAAGTTCATCAAGATGAAGCCACAAGACAATTTTTTAAAGTTTCCAATAAAATCGACAATTTATATTATCCTAATGAACGATTAAAAGCAATCGGAAAACACAACAATTTTCCAGTCTTAGATCTCGCTCCCGATTTTCAAGCTTATGCTAAACAAAATCAAGTTTGCTTACATGGATTTGAAAAAAATAATACCCTTTGTGGGGGACATTGGAATTCCAAAGGACATCACTTAGCCGCAGAATTAATTACAAATCAATTGTGTAAAACTGATAACGGATTATGA
- a CDS encoding DUF5989 family protein, with the protein MFEATLDFLKDIWAFMRERKKYWLLPLIITLVLLGALIVLSHGSAIAPFIYTLF; encoded by the coding sequence GTGTTTGAAGCAACATTAGATTTTTTAAAAGACATTTGGGCGTTCATGAGAGAACGCAAAAAGTATTGGTTATTGCCTCTAATTATTACATTGGTTTTATTAGGGGCGTTGATTGTTCTCAGTCACGGTTCTGCGATCGCACCCTTTATTTATACCTTGTTTTAA
- a CDS encoding SxtJ family membrane protein, with translation MTDHDDIPQLDSKGLREFGLTTGAIIIGLFGVVLPLLLGHWPPRTWPWVLGTILILWALISPKTLNPVYHLWMKFGLFMGAINSKIILGVVFYVMIAPMGFIKRLFGSDSMQRQFNPNLSTYRVASKVRPKESMERPF, from the coding sequence ATGACGGATCACGACGATATTCCTCAACTTGACTCGAAAGGATTACGCGAATTTGGATTAACAACCGGAGCCATTATTATTGGCTTATTTGGTGTTGTTTTGCCTTTATTACTCGGACATTGGCCGCCGCGAACTTGGCCTTGGGTATTAGGAACCATCCTCATCCTTTGGGCATTAATTTCTCCTAAAACCTTAAATCCGGTGTATCACCTGTGGATGAAATTCGGGTTGTTCATGGGGGCAATTAACAGCAAGATTATTCTCGGTGTCGTCTTTTACGTTATGATAGCTCCGATGGGATTCATTAAACGCCTATTCGGTTCTGATTCGATGCAGCGTCAATTTAACCCTAATCTCTCAACCTATCGGGTTGCGAGTAAAGTCAGACCTAAAGAAAGTATGGAGCGACCGTTCTAG
- a CDS encoding carbamoyltransferase family protein — MNILGISAYYHDSAAALVCDGKIVAAAQEERFTRKKHDPRFPANAIRYCLQEANITFFEIDQVVFYDKPLVKFERLLETYLSYSPRGFRSFIKAMPVWLKEKLYLKSVLKKELCAIAGAKKAKLPPLLFTEHHQSHAASAFFPSPFQKAAVMCLDGVGEWATTSVWLGDGNSLTPVWEIDFPHSLGLLYSAFTYYTGFKVNSGEYKLMGLAPYGEPIYVDKILTHLIDLKDDGTFRLNLEYFNYAVGLTMTNTKFDQLFGGPPRKPETPISQREMDIAASIQVVTEEVVLRLTRSVQKELNVDYLCLAGGVALNCVANGRILREGPFKDIWIQPAAGDAGGALGAALAIWYQYHQQPRNVETDLALDISAEKLLETSAGLKSAVVALKTTQKRLDYMEGSYLGPKFSEVEIQEYLDNVGAKYLRLDDVELMPRLAEILADGNVVGWFQGRMEFGPRALGGRSIIGDPRNQKMQSVMNLKIKYRESFRPFAPSVRAEQVSDYFELDRPSPYMLIVAPVQEDLRIPMSPEQEQLFGIEKLNVPRSEIPAITHVDYSARVQTIHKETNPRYYDLIHHFEKRTGCAVIVNTSFNVRGEPIVGSPEDAYRCFMRTEMDYLVLENFLLAKTEQTAWEKDDSWQKEFELD; from the coding sequence ATGAACATACTTGGAATTTCAGCTTATTACCATGACAGCGCTGCGGCGCTCGTCTGTGATGGTAAAATCGTGGCAGCAGCCCAGGAAGAACGGTTTACACGCAAAAAACACGACCCTAGATTTCCAGCCAATGCCATTCGCTATTGTCTTCAGGAAGCGAACATCACCTTTTTTGAAATTGATCAAGTCGTTTTTTACGATAAACCCCTGGTAAAATTTGAGCGACTCCTCGAAACCTACCTCAGCTACTCACCTCGCGGGTTTCGTTCTTTTATTAAAGCCATGCCCGTTTGGTTAAAAGAAAAACTTTACCTAAAATCTGTATTAAAAAAAGAATTATGTGCGATCGCAGGCGCTAAAAAAGCCAAACTTCCCCCATTATTATTTACAGAACATCATCAATCTCATGCGGCTTCTGCCTTCTTTCCCAGTCCCTTCCAAAAAGCGGCGGTGATGTGTTTAGATGGCGTAGGAGAATGGGCGACAACTTCCGTTTGGTTAGGGGATGGTAATAGTTTAACGCCCGTTTGGGAAATTGATTTTCCCCATTCTTTAGGCTTACTTTATTCTGCCTTTACCTATTATACAGGGTTTAAAGTTAACTCTGGAGAATATAAATTAATGGGATTAGCACCCTATGGTGAACCCATTTATGTTGATAAAATCCTCACCCATTTAATTGATTTAAAAGACGATGGCACATTCCGATTAAATTTGGAATATTTCAATTATGCCGTCGGTCTAACCATGACCAATACCAAGTTTGATCAACTGTTTGGTGGCCCGCCTCGTAAACCCGAAACCCCCATTAGTCAACGGGAAATGGACATTGCGGCTTCCATTCAAGTCGTCACCGAAGAAGTGGTGTTGCGCCTGACCCGCAGTGTTCAGAAAGAATTAAATGTTGATTACCTGTGTTTAGCTGGGGGTGTGGCCCTCAACTGCGTGGCTAATGGCCGAATTCTGCGCGAAGGCCCCTTTAAAGATATTTGGATTCAACCGGCTGCTGGAGATGCGGGAGGGGCGTTAGGGGCTGCCTTAGCAATTTGGTATCAATATCATCAACAACCTCGTAATGTGGAAACGGATCTCGCCCTTGATATTTCGGCTGAAAAACTATTAGAAACCAGTGCGGGTTTAAAATCGGCTGTTGTTGCCCTAAAAACCACCCAAAAACGCTTAGATTATATGGAAGGTTCCTATCTGGGGCCGAAATTTAGCGAGGTGGAAATTCAGGAATATTTAGATAACGTCGGAGCGAAATATTTACGATTAGATGATGTGGAATTAATGCCCCGTTTAGCGGAAATTTTAGCCGATGGAAACGTGGTCGGATGGTTCCAAGGACGAATGGAATTTGGGCCGAGGGCGTTAGGGGGACGTTCAATTATTGGTGATCCGCGCAATCAAAAAATGCAGTCGGTGATGAACTTAAAAATTAAATATCGGGAATCTTTTCGACCCTTTGCCCCATCGGTGAGGGCGGAACAAGTTTCTGATTATTTTGAATTAGATCGCCCCAGTCCCTATATGTTAATTGTGGCTCCGGTTCAAGAGGATTTAAGAATTCCTATGTCCCCGGAACAGGAACAATTATTTGGGATTGAAAAACTCAATGTTCCTCGTTCAGAAATTCCAGCAATTACCCACGTTGATTATTCCGCACGGGTACAAACCATTCACAAAGAAACCAATCCTCGCTATTACGATTTAATCCATCATTTTGAAAAACGCACGGGCTGTGCTGTGATTGTTAATACCTCTTTTAACGTGCGAGGAGAACCCATTGTGGGCAGTCCAGAAGATGCCTATCGTTGCTTTATGCGAACCGAAATGGATTATCTAGTTTTAGAGAATTTCCTGTTAGCCAAAACCGAACAAACGGCTTGGGAAAAAGATGATTCTTGGCAAAAAGAATTTGAATTAGATTAA
- a CDS encoding PH domain-containing protein, which translates to MGLIDGLLGNASEINSEKLQEGLTKLLAEGESVEKAYQLVRDLIVFTNKRLIFIDKQGITGKKIEYHSIPYRSIIHFSIETSGHFDLDAELKIWISGSSTPIEREFNRRLNIYEVQSVLAYYVLK; encoded by the coding sequence ATGGGATTAATCGATGGCTTATTAGGTAATGCCTCTGAAATTAATTCAGAAAAGCTACAAGAGGGACTTACGAAACTTTTAGCAGAGGGTGAGTCTGTCGAGAAGGCTTATCAGTTAGTTCGGGATTTAATTGTATTTACCAATAAACGATTGATCTTTATTGATAAACAAGGCATTACGGGGAAAAAAATTGAATATCATTCCATCCCCTATCGCAGTATTATTCATTTTAGCATTGAAACATCGGGACACTTTGACCTAGATGCAGAGTTGAAAATCTGGATATCCGGTAGTTCTACACCCATTGAACGAGAGTTTAACCGCAGGTTAAATATCTATGAAGTTCAAAGTGTATTAGCTTATTATGTGCTGAAGTAA
- a CDS encoding PAP/fibrillin family protein, which yields MMLTQTNLKQQLMTKIETVQSQLGRIDGSPATNLKIKPDLAEEIETMVVQLEAKNPNYRPLLYNPLLLNGSWLLLYSTAREIRSLASLPLGLKVGKIYQMIDVESRQFFNQAFVRHPLGLISGYVKVTATFEPVIDDNKLPNNRLNVFFQQRYIAISNIIGVKTPQLEPARVVPARNPVGRIPSLEITYLDETFRIGRGGDGSLFVLRKSELE from the coding sequence ATGATGTTAACCCAAACCAACTTAAAACAACAATTAATGACTAAAATTGAAACTGTTCAATCTCAACTTGGAAGAATAGACGGATCTCCCGCCACAAACCTTAAAATTAAACCTGATCTCGCAGAAGAAATTGAGACGATGGTAGTTCAACTAGAAGCTAAAAATCCTAATTATCGACCCTTACTATATAATCCTTTATTATTAAATGGATCTTGGTTACTGCTCTATTCTACAGCCAGGGAAATTCGCAGTTTAGCTTCATTACCTTTAGGGTTAAAAGTGGGAAAAATCTATCAAATGATTGATGTCGAGTCTCGACAATTTTTTAATCAAGCGTTTGTTAGACATCCATTAGGATTAATTTCCGGTTATGTTAAAGTAACGGCTACCTTTGAACCCGTTATTGATGATAATAAGTTACCCAATAATCGCCTGAATGTTTTCTTTCAACAACGCTATATTGCTATTTCTAATATTATAGGGGTTAAGACTCCTCAACTAGAACCCGCCCGTGTTGTTCCCGCCCGAAATCCCGTAGGTCGTATTCCTAGTTTAGAAATTACTTACCTTGATGAAACCTTTCGTATTGGTCGAGGAGGAGATGGGAGTTTATTTGTTTTGAGGAAAAGTGAATTAGAGTAA
- a CDS encoding indolepyruvate ferredoxin oxidoreductase subunit alpha: MPHSIVTEVCEGVSDCVTACPVACIHEGPGKNTKGTDWYWIDFSTCIDCGICLQVCPVEGAIVAEERPELQKTPH; the protein is encoded by the coding sequence ATGCCCCATAGCATTGTCACGGAGGTTTGTGAAGGTGTTAGCGATTGTGTTACGGCTTGTCCCGTTGCTTGTATTCATGAAGGCCCTGGAAAAAATACAAAAGGAACAGATTGGTATTGGATTGATTTTTCCACCTGTATTGACTGCGGAATTTGTCTGCAAGTTTGTCCTGTTGAAGGGGCAATTGTAGCAGAAGAACGCCCCGAATTACAGAAAACGCCTCATTAA
- a CDS encoding ATP phosphoribosyltransferase regulatory subunit, with protein sequence MVYQPPSGARDLLPLDVTQKVWIERRLQQVFHRWGYHQIITSTLERLDTLMAGGAVQPSTVIQLQDSENQGLGLRPELTASIARAAVTRMGNLQSWPQRLYYNANVFRKQKTIDQGQQLEFYQAGVELLGAGGLRADSEILLLLRDCLQTLGLNNADLILGEAGLTQSLLSPFPPKEREKVRTAIANLDRIGLESLSLASELRERALFLFDLRGRPETVLSQVSQLDLDSSQRQAVNNLKSLIELLQKCWENSEIQPAITLDLSLVQTFDYYTGIVFIAVSDTASGARVLGQGGRYDQLLGLYHPQGKTEPGIGFSLNLEDLHQVLLGRGELPHQTPASDWLVVAQTPEADAATFAYASQLRQFSELVRVEVELEHRETAEEIRDYARRRGIDQIAWVDVNGDPKIEKIV encoded by the coding sequence ATGGTTTATCAACCCCCGTCGGGTGCGCGAGATTTACTTCCCCTCGATGTTACCCAAAAAGTTTGGATTGAACGGCGCTTACAACAGGTGTTTCACCGTTGGGGCTATCATCAAATTATTACCTCAACCTTGGAACGGTTGGACACGCTGATGGCTGGGGGTGCGGTACAACCCTCAACGGTGATTCAACTCCAAGATTCTGAAAATCAGGGGTTAGGACTGCGCCCTGAATTAACGGCGTCCATTGCTAGGGCGGCAGTGACTCGCATGGGGAATCTACAATCTTGGCCCCAACGTTTGTATTACAACGCCAATGTTTTCCGCAAACAAAAGACAATTGATCAGGGACAACAGTTAGAATTTTATCAAGCAGGTGTGGAACTGTTGGGTGCTGGTGGATTACGCGCTGATTCAGAAATTTTGCTGTTATTGCGAGACTGTTTGCAAACTTTGGGGTTAAATAATGCGGATTTAATTCTGGGAGAAGCGGGTTTAACTCAATCGTTATTATCGCCTTTTCCACCTAAAGAACGGGAAAAAGTAAGAACGGCGATCGCTAATTTAGATCGAATTGGTTTAGAATCGTTATCACTTGCTTCAGAACTGCGAGAACGAGCCTTATTTTTATTTGATTTACGAGGTCGTCCAGAAACCGTATTATCCCAAGTTTCTCAACTGGATTTAGATTCATCTCAACGACAAGCGGTAAATAACCTCAAATCCTTAATAGAATTACTGCAAAAATGTTGGGAAAATTCGGAAATTCAACCTGCAATAACCTTAGATTTAAGTTTAGTTCAAACCTTTGATTATTATACGGGAATTGTATTTATTGCCGTCAGTGATACCGCATCCGGGGCAAGGGTATTAGGGCAGGGAGGACGTTATGACCAACTTCTCGGTCTGTATCATCCCCAAGGCAAAACAGAACCGGGAATTGGCTTCTCATTGAATCTTGAAGACTTGCATCAAGTGTTATTGGGACGGGGTGAATTACCGCATCAAACCCCGGCTAGTGATTGGTTAGTGGTAGCCCAAACCCCAGAAGCAGATGCAGCGACTTTTGCCTATGCCAGTCAGTTAAGGCAGTTCAGTGAGTTAGTCCGGGTAGAAGTGGAGTTAGAACACCGGGAAACTGCTGAAGAGATTCGGGACTATGCTCGTCGTCGAGGCATTGATCAAATTGCTTGGGTTGATGTTAACGGCGACCCCAAAATTGAAAAAATTGTTTAA
- a CDS encoding J domain-containing protein, giving the protein MFEIKQGLFQFEFTDNHAILGVSLEADFEDIRKRYMRIARRLHPDTCPFDNPQDHELAKQLLAKLVSPAYNQFSKEGERKEYILLLKTMGDRTVKEQHNLKLQTEAAQKLIQASDYQTAYETAIQELAKNQYESPQKVLEIIGKISELNLIYLLRKHQKGGSSPAPSPKVIDQTPPPPSVMPKKDSFVEQACRRAEQLMASQNYAQAILELKDAIKREPDNSHCHGLLGLVYLKQNQPKLATPHINRALQLNPKQPQALEAKKQLEKATPQAGAKSKTAQPASKKSEGGLFGGLFGGKKK; this is encoded by the coding sequence ATGTTTGAAATTAAACAAGGGTTATTTCAGTTTGAGTTTACAGATAATCATGCGATTTTAGGGGTTTCCCTAGAAGCAGACTTTGAGGACATTCGCAAACGCTATATGCGGATCGCCCGTCGTTTGCATCCTGATACTTGTCCCTTTGACAACCCCCAGGATCACGAGTTAGCCAAGCAATTATTAGCGAAGTTAGTCAGTCCCGCCTATAATCAGTTTTCAAAAGAAGGTGAACGGAAAGAATATATTCTGCTGTTAAAAACCATGGGCGATCGCACGGTCAAAGAACAGCATAACCTAAAATTACAAACGGAAGCAGCCCAAAAACTGATACAAGCTTCTGACTATCAAACCGCTTATGAAACTGCTATTCAAGAGTTAGCTAAAAATCAATATGAATCTCCTCAAAAAGTCTTAGAAATTATTGGTAAAATTAGTGAGTTAAACTTAATTTATCTCCTCCGTAAACATCAAAAAGGGGGGAGTTCTCCGGCTCCATCTCCCAAAGTGATCGATCAAACTCCACCGCCACCTTCTGTAATGCCGAAGAAAGATTCTTTTGTTGAACAAGCTTGCCGTCGTGCAGAACAATTAATGGCGAGTCAAAACTATGCCCAGGCAATTTTAGAGTTAAAAGATGCGATTAAACGAGAACCCGATAATAGTCATTGTCATGGTTTATTGGGGTTAGTTTATTTAAAACAAAATCAACCGAAACTCGCTACACCCCATATTAATCGAGCCTTACAATTAAACCCAAAACAACCTCAAGCCTTAGAAGCTAAAAAACAACTGGAAAAAGCCACACCCCAAGCTGGAGCAAAATCCAAAACAGCCCAACCAGCATCTAAAAAATCAGAAGGCGGTTTATTTGGGGGGTTGTTTGGAGGTAAGAAGAAGTAG
- a CDS encoding ABC transporter ATP-binding protein, translating to MATFRDLGQSYRKYLSLSILSISASSTFELIDLMVPYAIGQTLNVLSNQPVDQLTQYFIQGISNLTGIAQTPQLSLGVLLSLIFCVTVVKAPIQPWLGVWYHWLISLKTRRDQYQNSLQKILTLPLEFYDENNPGRIASRVAKGISNQTWTYPEIAGQLIPKLIRVLGILVIISWIAWPIAIFFLLSFMLILAFSLKTLKRLIDLEEILAQYEENTESRNSEIITNIKTVKAFATESQELKRQTTRLNREFKMVVGRIHRGYVHLITRQATCVQFSLFIVLGFTLVATISGYISLGYFVTIYTLASMAYSEITPISNIAEVFARRYASMIRLHEFIQLPKGQDADDLTPNQTDSLAETSYQFNGKIEFCQVSFGYNPNSLVLQNINLLIEPYQTVALVGRSGSGKSTLVKLLFRYFEPDQGQILIDGIDIRNLNVRGYRKRLAIVHQEVDIFNGTLLENLIYGNPHATFAEVKEACKIAKADEFIQKLAKGYSTPVGERGVRLSGGQKQRLGIARALLVNPDILIFDEATSSLDYESERAIQLAMQNILGTRTTIIIAHRLSTIREADQIVVLDQGQIVEVGTHEALLQHQGIYQRLHTLQETGELLV from the coding sequence ATGGCGACCTTTCGGGATCTCGGTCAATCTTACCGAAAATATTTATCTCTATCTATCCTAAGCATTAGTGCATCTAGTACCTTTGAACTGATTGATTTAATGGTTCCTTATGCTATAGGACAAACGCTCAACGTTCTCTCAAATCAACCTGTTGATCAATTAACCCAATATTTCATTCAAGGAATCTCTAATTTAACGGGAATAGCCCAAACCCCTCAGCTTTCTTTAGGAGTTTTATTAAGTTTAATATTCTGTGTTACTGTTGTTAAAGCTCCCATACAGCCTTGGTTAGGGGTTTGGTATCATTGGTTAATTTCATTAAAAACTCGTCGAGATCAATATCAGAATTCTTTGCAAAAAATTCTTACCCTTCCCCTAGAATTTTATGATGAAAATAACCCTGGACGAATTGCTAGTCGAGTTGCAAAAGGGATTTCTAACCAAACTTGGACATATCCTGAAATTGCGGGTCAACTGATTCCTAAACTCATACGAGTCTTAGGAATTCTTGTAATTATTTCGTGGATTGCATGGCCGATTGCTATCTTCTTTTTATTGTCTTTTATGCTAATTTTGGCTTTTAGCTTAAAAACATTGAAACGGCTAATCGACTTAGAAGAAATTCTAGCGCAGTATGAAGAAAATACTGAAAGTCGCAATTCTGAGATTATTACAAACATCAAAACGGTTAAAGCATTTGCAACGGAATCTCAGGAGTTAAAACGGCAAACTACTCGTTTAAATCGAGAGTTTAAAATGGTGGTGGGTCGGATTCACAGAGGCTATGTTCATTTAATTACTCGTCAAGCAACCTGTGTACAATTTAGTCTATTTATAGTCTTAGGATTTACCTTAGTTGCCACGATTTCTGGTTATATTTCTCTAGGGTATTTTGTCACTATCTATACTCTAGCGAGTATGGCTTATTCTGAAATAACACCGATTAGTAATATTGCGGAAGTTTTTGCTCGTCGCTATGCGTCGATGATTCGTTTACACGAATTTATACAGTTACCAAAGGGACAAGATGCTGATGATTTAACCCCAAATCAAACCGACAGTCTGGCGGAAACTTCCTATCAATTTAACGGAAAAATAGAATTTTGTCAGGTGAGTTTTGGCTATAATCCGAATAGTTTGGTTTTACAGAATATCAATTTATTGATTGAACCTTATCAAACTGTAGCCTTAGTAGGACGTTCGGGTTCAGGAAAATCAACATTAGTTAAACTGCTGTTTCGTTATTTTGAACCTGATCAGGGTCAGATTTTAATCGATGGAATTGATATTCGCAATTTGAATGTTAGGGGTTATCGTAAACGGTTAGCCATTGTGCATCAAGAGGTGGATATTTTTAATGGAACTTTGTTAGAAAATCTGATCTATGGCAATCCTCACGCAACCTTTGCAGAAGTCAAAGAAGCTTGTAAAATTGCTAAAGCCGATGAGTTTATTCAAAAGCTTGCGAAGGGCTATTCTACCCCTGTAGGAGAACGAGGCGTGCGGTTATCAGGAGGACAAAAACAACGGCTGGGAATTGCACGGGCGTTATTAGTAAATCCTGATATTTTAATTTTTGATGAAGCCACATCCAGTTTAGATTATGAATCAGAACGGGCGATCCAATTAGCCATGCAAAATATATTAGGAACACGCACAACCATTATTATTGCCCATCGCTTGAGTACCATTCGAGAAGCCGATCAAATTGTAGTGTTAGATCAAGGTCAAATTGTAGAAGTGGGAACCCATGAAGCCCTGCTTCAACACCAGGGAATTTACCAACGCTTGCATACTTTACAAGAAACAGGAGAATTATTGGTTTAA